A single region of the Marinobacter nanhaiticus D15-8W genome encodes:
- a CDS encoding DUF1116 domain-containing protein: MTQIPDNRYRRFENLRLEGVARLGDVVPDVHTRLLLHAGPPYMAGPLPAPVRNAAINAILFERLADSAEDPAAMLDRGDFKLSPAQDVGVTTPLAQVVSASMPVFVIGDGDRHIYAPLVEGAPPALRFGSPDSQCVDNLRLHARFAALELAASLDKHPVPLARVIEYALANGNDCHTLTDQANQALLSHVSDLSSSYRTLLEQSPGFVLPVLMGACGWLLRYGNSPISAGGGNGREFGLRLKGESHWLTTVAEPPTGPRFPAQAGKTALGAIGDSAVIDLCGLGGQALDCARPLANEWRDLLPDDWEHRPDAVLDANTGVVSPAEVVRHQTPPIINLALVGADQDGGILGKGFYLPPLALFQQLAARMAQ, from the coding sequence ATGACCCAAATTCCCGACAACCGGTACCGACGTTTTGAAAACCTTCGACTCGAAGGCGTCGCCCGTCTGGGGGACGTGGTTCCCGATGTCCATACCCGGCTCTTGCTGCATGCAGGGCCTCCCTATATGGCAGGTCCCTTGCCGGCCCCGGTCCGTAACGCTGCCATAAACGCCATTCTTTTCGAACGTCTTGCGGACAGTGCGGAAGACCCCGCTGCCATGCTTGACCGAGGGGATTTCAAACTGAGTCCCGCCCAGGATGTCGGCGTAACTACACCGCTGGCCCAGGTGGTCTCGGCGTCGATGCCCGTATTCGTCATTGGCGATGGCGACCGCCATATATACGCCCCTCTGGTTGAGGGTGCACCCCCAGCTCTGCGCTTCGGCTCGCCTGACTCACAATGCGTCGACAACCTTCGACTGCATGCGCGTTTCGCTGCCCTCGAGCTGGCGGCTTCCCTGGACAAACACCCCGTTCCACTCGCCAGGGTCATTGAGTACGCCCTGGCCAACGGCAACGACTGCCATACGCTAACGGACCAGGCTAACCAAGCGTTGCTGAGCCACGTGAGTGACCTCTCCAGCAGTTATCGCACGTTACTGGAACAGAGCCCGGGGTTTGTTCTACCGGTGCTGATGGGCGCCTGCGGCTGGCTGTTGCGTTACGGCAACAGCCCCATCTCCGCGGGTGGCGGCAATGGCCGGGAGTTCGGACTTCGCCTGAAAGGCGAGAGTCATTGGCTGACGACAGTCGCCGAGCCGCCAACCGGTCCAAGGTTCCCCGCTCAGGCCGGCAAGACTGCCCTTGGGGCCATCGGCGACAGCGCTGTCATCGACCTATGCGGCCTCGGTGGCCAGGCCCTCGACTGCGCGCGCCCTCTGGCGAACGAATGGCGGGACCTGCTCCCCGACGACTGGGAACACCGCCCCGATGCCGTGCTTGATGCGAACACCGGGGTCGTCAGCCCCGCAGAGGTGGTTCGCCACCAAACACCGCCCATCATCAACCTCGCACTGGTTGGGGCTGATCAGGACGGCGGCATACTCGGTAAGGGCTTTTACCTGCCGCCACTGGCCCTCTTCCAGCAGTTGGCGGCAAGGATGGCCCAATGA
- a CDS encoding potassium/proton antiporter, which translates to MDPTLTLIGALMLVVSILLSPLSSRLGMPVLLIFLGVGMLMGEDGPGGIRFDDFELTFMVGNLALAVILLDGGMRTRSETFRVGLKPALLLASVGVLVTAGVGALAAHWLFDLHWMTAFLVGAIISSTDAAAVFSLLQGRGLHLNERVGATLEIESGSNDPMAIFLTLMLLAIMTREQSGLIGSLWLLVEQFGIGTVMGLLGGRLMVRMVNWVRLMPALYPLLVAAAGIVLFAATNALSGSGFLAIYLAGVVMGNRSVRMMPMILQVHDGLAWLAQMSLFLILGLLVNPSQLMPLAGGALVLSLVLILFARPLAVFATLWPFSFNRRELTFISWVGLRGAVPIVLALFPMMAGLPEAPLIFNIAFFVVLVSLLVQGSSLARIARWLKLEVPAPEEPYRRLPLDVSAAGDHELMLFPLRGERWEDPRPVGRLRLPANAALAGIFRNRQCLAPSEDTMVQRGDVLAVFALSDSLTDLGHILSGRQPPSHLMERAFFGDFVLNGDALLGDVEQVYGIEFDELPPDLSLADCFARRTKGHPVVGDRVVLGPVTLVARDTEADRVTKVGLKMDDASHGKT; encoded by the coding sequence ATGGACCCAACCCTTACCCTGATCGGCGCCCTGATGCTGGTTGTCAGCATCCTTCTCAGCCCACTTTCCAGCCGGCTTGGTATGCCGGTTCTCCTCATATTCCTCGGCGTGGGAATGCTGATGGGGGAAGACGGCCCCGGCGGCATCCGTTTCGACGATTTCGAACTGACCTTTATGGTCGGGAACCTGGCCCTCGCCGTGATCCTGCTGGATGGTGGTATGCGGACACGGTCAGAGACCTTCCGCGTGGGCCTGAAACCGGCACTGCTGCTGGCGTCTGTCGGCGTCCTGGTTACAGCCGGCGTTGGAGCGCTGGCGGCCCACTGGTTATTCGACCTGCATTGGATGACGGCCTTCCTCGTTGGCGCGATCATCTCGTCCACGGACGCCGCGGCGGTGTTCTCGTTGCTTCAGGGTCGGGGTTTGCACCTCAACGAGCGGGTCGGCGCTACCCTGGAAATCGAGTCGGGCAGCAACGACCCGATGGCGATTTTCCTGACCTTGATGCTGTTGGCGATCATGACCCGGGAGCAATCGGGTTTGATAGGCAGCCTCTGGCTGTTGGTAGAGCAATTCGGGATAGGTACCGTCATGGGGTTACTGGGCGGTCGCCTGATGGTGCGAATGGTGAACTGGGTGCGGTTGATGCCGGCGCTCTATCCGCTACTGGTAGCGGCGGCCGGGATCGTGCTATTTGCCGCAACCAATGCCCTCTCGGGTAGCGGTTTCCTGGCGATTTATCTGGCGGGCGTAGTAATGGGTAACCGCTCGGTCAGGATGATGCCGATGATCCTGCAGGTCCACGACGGGTTGGCCTGGCTGGCACAGATGAGCCTGTTCCTGATCCTCGGGCTGTTGGTCAACCCCAGTCAACTCATGCCGCTGGCCGGCGGTGCGCTGGTCCTGTCGCTGGTCCTGATCCTGTTTGCCCGTCCCCTGGCTGTCTTCGCCACGCTCTGGCCATTCAGTTTCAATCGCCGCGAGTTGACGTTCATTAGTTGGGTGGGGCTGCGGGGTGCGGTGCCGATCGTATTGGCGTTGTTCCCGATGATGGCCGGCCTGCCCGAAGCGCCGCTCATCTTTAATATCGCTTTCTTCGTGGTGCTGGTGTCGCTGCTTGTCCAGGGCAGCTCACTGGCGCGGATCGCCCGCTGGCTCAAGCTGGAAGTGCCGGCGCCTGAAGAACCCTATCGCCGGCTGCCGCTGGATGTCTCGGCTGCCGGCGACCATGAGCTGATGCTGTTTCCGCTGCGTGGGGAACGCTGGGAAGACCCGCGTCCAGTGGGTCGTTTGCGTTTGCCGGCCAATGCGGCTCTGGCCGGCATCTTCCGCAATCGTCAGTGTCTGGCGCCCTCGGAAGATACAATGGTGCAGCGCGGTGACGTGCTGGCGGTATTCGCCCTGTCCGACAGTCTCACGGATCTCGGCCACATTCTCAGTGGTCGCCAGCCCCCTAGCCACCTGATGGAACGGGCCTTCTTCGGCGACTTCGTCCTGAATGGCGATGCACTGTTGGGTGACGTGGAGCAGGTCTATGGCATCGAGTTCGACGAGCTGCCGCCGGACCTGTCCCTGGCCGATTGCTTTGCTCGACGCACCAAAGGCCATCCGGTGGTGGGCGACCGGGTTGTGCTGGGACCGGTCACCCTCGTGGCCAGGGATACCGAAGCCGACCGCGTGACCAAGGTGGGCCTGAAGATGGACGATGCGAGTCACGGGAAAACCTGA
- a CDS encoding branched-chain amino acid ABC transporter permease — MNWTLFFVFVVVLCLLPVVWPDPYVLSVMGSAGIMIIAAISLNLLLGYTGQLSLGHAAFFGIGAYTSALMSLGFSIDLGFGLTWQVDAKPVWIAFLTAIVVTGFFGWLVGKLAFKVRGAYFVVITISFAQVMRMISLNWTDLTEGPMGLISIPALTLWVPGEGIISLTSKAAIYWLVLAIGILAYLLVAMLVNSRQGRAMIALRENETLATSVGIPVTYYLALATIISAAIAGAAGGLYSHTVRIIDPDVFLFIYTVTMVIMVIAGGKGTLGGPVIGGLIFGLMPELLRGVVGPEVQWVIYGVTMIAILLFLPRGLVPAFYDFIAWLRKPGTEQPRKSKSSLVQGAKS; from the coding sequence ATGAACTGGACCCTGTTTTTTGTCTTTGTGGTTGTGCTCTGCCTGTTGCCCGTGGTCTGGCCCGACCCTTATGTGCTTTCAGTCATGGGCTCGGCAGGCATTATGATCATCGCGGCCATCAGCCTCAACCTGCTACTGGGCTACACCGGCCAGCTGTCCCTGGGCCACGCGGCCTTCTTCGGTATCGGCGCCTACACCAGCGCATTGATGTCGCTCGGTTTCAGCATCGACCTGGGCTTCGGCCTGACCTGGCAGGTGGACGCCAAACCTGTCTGGATCGCCTTCCTTACGGCGATTGTCGTCACCGGCTTCTTCGGTTGGCTGGTGGGCAAGCTGGCATTCAAGGTCCGCGGTGCCTATTTTGTGGTCATCACCATCAGTTTCGCCCAGGTCATGCGGATGATTTCGCTGAACTGGACCGACCTGACCGAAGGCCCCATGGGCCTGATATCGATTCCGGCACTGACACTCTGGGTGCCCGGGGAAGGCATCATCTCGCTCACCTCCAAGGCGGCCATCTACTGGCTGGTACTGGCCATCGGTATCCTGGCTTACCTGCTGGTCGCCATGTTGGTCAACTCCCGCCAGGGCCGCGCCATGATTGCCCTGCGGGAGAACGAAACCCTGGCCACCTCAGTCGGGATTCCGGTGACCTATTACCTGGCCCTGGCCACCATTATCTCCGCAGCGATCGCCGGAGCCGCAGGTGGCCTCTACTCGCACACGGTCCGTATCATCGATCCCGACGTCTTCCTGTTCATCTACACGGTCACCATGGTGATCATGGTCATTGCCGGCGGCAAGGGCACCCTGGGCGGCCCGGTGATCGGGGGCCTGATCTTTGGCTTGATGCCCGAACTGCTGCGGGGTGTCGTCGGGCCGGAAGTCCAGTGGGTGATCTATGGCGTCACGATGATCGCGATCCTGCTCTTCCTGCCGAGAGGCCTGGTGCCTGCCTTTTATGATTTCATCGCCTGGCTGCGCAAACCCGGCACGGAACAGCCGCGCAAGTCCAAATCATCACTGGTCCAGGGAGCGAAATCATGA
- a CDS encoding sensor domain-containing diguanylate cyclase → MAIASRLNFRRALVQGWPVLLVLAAGVLLTFILARQAAEAELQIVESRFDQAARSRILLVEQLIDAQLRELDALRRFITLESELTRQEFEALTRLSGHVEMTMAWTENVSASHLDRYLDRMARYYDNQYRLRLPPSVEPLGGGDVPRHFPITYQKTSVPGADLVGMDTSHLPTRVKAYEQAMATGAAVLVAGIRTLDDPNDKTGILVFSPVFHQGEGVSAADRHYGSLRGFVALGLRLNDLAALVSEVHGNSAEIDLYFSEFISNGSGHSVGFPPPGGIPASLSFVREVEVADGAVTVVGLPRHPEDWAPRPTQWAVWLIGIVASGLAAAYLALLLVQRSRAVRMVRERTEELRQTNTFLFGILESAENVAIVSSDSHGTITLFNRGAERLLGYEADEVVGRQTPIVFHEPEELQVWSKQLTENAGRRVEGFDIFVACIEQGFERSQRWTYVRKDGERRIVQLTLSVMRDEGGEAAGYLGIAVDMTDYLRAVDALEDNNRLLQNLTANVPGAIYQYLMRPDGTSCFPYISDGVQRIFEVSPREANRSAKTALARVHPSDIEAVKRSVEKSRQGLVPWVIEFRVQLPEHGERWVRGESRPRRLNDGSTLWHGYISDVTEMKKLELQLREQATIDPLTGTFNRRHLETHWQREIARTQRKGVSFSLIMLDIDHFKHINDTYGHDMGDEALIRLGRMLRKDVRSTDVVYRLGGEEFLVLCEDTDLGGAHELAQMLLDRLRQLVMPSDLRVTASFSVIEVLADEGMPAAFKRLDALLYEAKANGRNQVMAAPMEPIA, encoded by the coding sequence TTGGCCATTGCTTCGCGCTTGAATTTCCGCCGCGCTTTGGTCCAGGGATGGCCGGTACTGCTGGTACTTGCTGCAGGAGTTCTGCTGACATTTATTCTCGCCCGGCAGGCTGCCGAGGCGGAACTCCAGATCGTGGAATCCCGGTTCGATCAGGCGGCTCGCTCGCGCATTCTTCTGGTCGAGCAGCTTATCGATGCGCAGCTTCGCGAACTCGATGCCTTACGCCGTTTCATTACCCTGGAATCTGAACTCACCCGTCAGGAATTCGAGGCATTGACGCGCCTTTCGGGCCATGTCGAGATGACCATGGCCTGGACCGAGAATGTGTCGGCCAGTCATCTGGACCGTTACCTTGACCGGATGGCCCGCTACTACGATAACCAGTACCGGTTACGGTTACCTCCTTCCGTTGAACCTCTGGGTGGTGGCGATGTTCCGCGCCACTTTCCTATTACATACCAGAAAACCAGTGTTCCCGGCGCCGATCTGGTGGGTATGGATACCAGCCACCTACCCACGCGTGTAAAGGCGTACGAGCAGGCCATGGCCACCGGCGCCGCCGTGTTGGTCGCGGGTATCCGGACGCTGGACGACCCGAATGACAAGACAGGCATTCTGGTGTTTTCGCCAGTATTTCACCAGGGAGAGGGTGTTTCTGCTGCCGATCGCCATTACGGCAGTCTGCGGGGCTTTGTGGCTTTGGGGCTACGTCTCAATGACCTGGCGGCCTTGGTTAGTGAGGTGCATGGCAACAGTGCTGAAATCGATCTGTACTTTAGTGAATTCATAAGCAACGGCTCGGGCCACAGCGTAGGCTTTCCGCCGCCAGGAGGTATCCCCGCGTCGCTCTCCTTCGTTCGCGAAGTCGAAGTTGCCGATGGCGCCGTGACGGTTGTGGGTTTGCCGAGGCATCCTGAAGACTGGGCACCACGCCCGACACAGTGGGCTGTATGGCTGATTGGTATCGTCGCGTCAGGCCTCGCGGCAGCCTACCTCGCTTTACTACTGGTTCAGCGTTCGCGAGCCGTACGAATGGTGCGCGAGCGCACCGAAGAGTTACGACAGACGAACACCTTTCTCTTCGGTATCCTCGAGTCGGCTGAAAATGTGGCCATCGTCAGCAGCGATTCACATGGGACGATTACCCTGTTCAATCGGGGTGCGGAGCGATTGCTAGGCTATGAAGCGGACGAAGTAGTAGGCAGGCAAACGCCCATCGTCTTCCATGAGCCGGAAGAATTGCAGGTTTGGTCCAAGCAACTGACGGAGAATGCCGGACGCAGGGTTGAGGGCTTCGATATTTTTGTCGCCTGCATCGAACAGGGTTTCGAACGCTCCCAGCGTTGGACGTACGTACGTAAAGACGGCGAACGCCGTATCGTCCAGTTGACTCTTTCCGTCATGCGCGATGAGGGTGGTGAGGCTGCAGGCTACCTGGGTATTGCGGTGGATATGACCGACTACCTTCGCGCTGTCGATGCGCTGGAAGACAACAATCGCTTGTTGCAGAACCTCACGGCGAATGTTCCCGGCGCGATCTACCAGTACTTGATGCGTCCGGATGGTACCAGCTGTTTCCCGTATATCAGCGACGGTGTACAGCGAATCTTCGAGGTATCGCCCCGGGAGGCCAATCGCAGTGCAAAGACGGCGCTGGCAAGGGTTCATCCGTCGGACATTGAGGCCGTCAAGAGGTCTGTTGAGAAGTCGCGCCAGGGGCTGGTGCCCTGGGTTATCGAGTTCCGCGTTCAACTGCCGGAGCATGGCGAGCGTTGGGTCAGGGGGGAATCCCGGCCACGTCGACTCAATGATGGAAGTACCCTGTGGCACGGCTATATCTCCGATGTAACGGAGATGAAGAAGTTGGAACTGCAATTGCGTGAACAGGCGACTATCGACCCACTCACCGGCACCTTCAACCGCCGTCACCTGGAAACCCACTGGCAGCGCGAAATTGCCCGTACCCAGCGCAAGGGCGTGTCCTTCTCCCTGATTATGCTCGATATCGACCATTTCAAGCATATTAACGACACCTATGGCCACGACATGGGCGACGAGGCGCTGATCCGCCTGGGACGCATGCTGCGCAAAGACGTACGTTCCACGGATGTCGTCTATCGCCTGGGAGGGGAGGAGTTCCTGGTTTTGTGCGAGGACACGGATCTTGGGGGCGCCCATGAGCTGGCCCAAATGCTGCTGGATCGGCTTCGCCAACTCGTCATGCCTTCCGATCTGCGGGTGACGGCGAGCTTCAGCGTCATTGAGGTTTTGGCCGACGAGGGCATGCCAGCAGCCTTCAAACGCCTGGATGCATTGCTCTACGAAGCCAAGGCGAATGGCCGCAACCAGGTCATGGCAGCGCCGATGGAACCCATCGCTTAA
- a CDS encoding ABC transporter substrate-binding protein: protein MLSTKRLLASLLVGTLASTPVFAADPIKIGVSQPLTGSVAASGNYVTNGAKIAAAKINEDGGLLGREVELIIEDNKSNPREAVNAAEKLILRDEVPVIMGAWSSTFTLATMPKLEEYGVPMVVETSSSSKITKAGNPWVFRIAPTSEMEAQAFAKKLETFDPPIKKVDFLSVNNDWGLGASQEFEEMFKEHGIEIGRKETVAPSAVDLSAQLSALKDTGSDTLIMTSGVEQLTLGIRQAAEQQLPQRIVTTGGSFPEPLLESPGPDGYTSTHLLFFSPWTADSAVYPEVAEGFVKAWNDAGYSFPGLSEGFRGYDGIMTIAAAIKDAGAAEPEAIRDALWGVEVKGVNGDISFVKDGPEGKESGQNEPNVYVVQLKDGEVSAQ from the coding sequence ATGTTAAGTACAAAGCGCTTACTGGCCTCGCTGCTGGTCGGTACCCTGGCATCCACCCCGGTCTTTGCGGCCGATCCCATCAAGATAGGGGTCTCGCAGCCACTGACCGGTTCGGTGGCCGCATCGGGCAACTACGTGACGAACGGCGCGAAGATTGCGGCGGCTAAAATCAACGAAGACGGCGGTCTGCTGGGTCGCGAAGTGGAGTTGATCATCGAGGACAACAAGTCCAACCCGCGAGAGGCGGTTAACGCCGCCGAGAAACTGATCCTGCGGGATGAAGTGCCCGTCATCATGGGTGCCTGGAGCTCCACGTTTACTCTCGCCACCATGCCCAAGCTGGAGGAGTACGGCGTGCCGATGGTGGTCGAGACCTCGTCATCGAGCAAGATCACCAAAGCAGGCAACCCCTGGGTGTTCCGTATCGCTCCCACATCAGAGATGGAAGCCCAGGCCTTCGCCAAGAAGCTGGAGACGTTCGATCCGCCCATCAAGAAAGTGGATTTCCTATCCGTGAACAATGACTGGGGGCTCGGCGCGTCCCAGGAATTCGAGGAGATGTTCAAGGAGCATGGCATTGAAATCGGCCGCAAGGAGACAGTTGCTCCCTCCGCCGTCGATCTGTCCGCTCAACTCTCGGCCCTGAAAGATACCGGTAGCGACACGCTGATCATGACCTCCGGTGTCGAGCAGCTCACCCTCGGTATCCGTCAGGCGGCGGAGCAGCAACTGCCGCAGCGCATCGTCACGACAGGCGGGTCATTCCCGGAACCCCTGCTCGAATCGCCAGGGCCGGACGGCTACACCAGCACCCACCTCCTGTTCTTCTCACCGTGGACGGCGGACAGCGCGGTCTATCCCGAGGTGGCAGAAGGCTTCGTCAAAGCCTGGAATGACGCCGGCTACTCCTTCCCGGGCCTGAGCGAAGGGTTCCGTGGCTATGACGGCATCATGACCATTGCCGCCGCCATCAAGGATGCCGGCGCCGCCGAACCGGAGGCGATCCGTGATGCGCTCTGGGGCGTCGAGGTCAAGGGCGTCAATGGCGACATCAGCTTCGTCAAGGACGGCCCGGAAGGCAAGGAAAGTGGCCAGAACGAGCCCAACGTCTACGTCGTTCAGCTCAAGGACGGCGAAGTTTCCGCTCAGTAA
- a CDS encoding ABC transporter ATP-binding protein: MLKLENVTVCYGATVAVDNVSMDVNEGEFVTLIGANGAGKSTTLRAISGLEPVRSGRILFEGDPIQNAAPQDIIRLGIAHCPEGRRVFPQLTVRENLEMGAFRRYDRQGIKADIDRMLGMFPRLAERIRQSAGTLSGGEQQMLAIARALMSRPRLVMFDEPSLGLAPNFVEQVFKLVSEICEGGTTVLMVEQNAYAALELCDRSYLLSTGEVMLSGTAEEMLANPDIRRIYLGGEAASA, encoded by the coding sequence GTGCTCAAGCTTGAAAACGTAACGGTCTGCTACGGCGCCACCGTGGCGGTGGACAATGTATCCATGGACGTGAATGAAGGGGAATTCGTGACCCTGATTGGCGCCAATGGGGCCGGCAAGTCCACCACGCTCCGGGCGATCAGCGGCCTTGAGCCCGTGCGCAGCGGCCGCATCCTGTTCGAGGGCGACCCGATCCAGAATGCCGCGCCGCAGGACATCATTCGCCTGGGCATCGCCCATTGCCCGGAGGGCCGACGGGTCTTCCCCCAACTGACGGTTCGGGAAAATCTGGAGATGGGCGCCTTCCGGCGCTACGACCGCCAGGGTATCAAAGCGGACATCGACCGCATGCTGGGCATGTTCCCCCGCCTGGCCGAGCGGATCCGCCAGTCAGCTGGCACGCTCTCCGGTGGTGAGCAACAGATGCTGGCCATTGCCCGGGCGCTGATGTCACGTCCCCGTCTGGTGATGTTCGACGAACCGTCCCTGGGACTGGCGCCGAACTTCGTCGAGCAGGTCTTCAAACTGGTATCGGAAATCTGTGAGGGCGGGACGACGGTCCTGATGGTGGAGCAGAATGCCTACGCCGCGCTGGAACTGTGTGACCGGTCGTATCTGCTCAGTACCGGCGAAGTGATGCTCAGTGGTACTGCGGAAGAGATGCTGGCCAACCCCGATATCCGGCGGATCTACCTCGGAGGGGAAGCCGCCAGCGCCTGA
- a CDS encoding MarR family winged helix-turn-helix transcriptional regulator: MPKTAKAGASQMAPEDRLGILAERPGFLIRRLHQIHVALFHDECEAYGLTPVQYSVLTALQGDELDQKRLGQRVGIDRATTTEVLRRLDKAGWIERRKCTEDARRQLARLTPAGESLLAEVEDSARRAHERTIEPLTKAERERFIRYMSKIVSANNDHGRASLKLP, translated from the coding sequence ATGCCAAAGACAGCCAAGGCCGGTGCATCGCAGATGGCGCCGGAGGACCGCCTCGGTATTCTCGCGGAGCGTCCCGGCTTCCTGATCCGCCGCCTTCACCAGATTCACGTGGCGTTGTTCCATGATGAGTGCGAAGCCTATGGGCTAACGCCGGTCCAATACAGTGTGCTGACGGCTTTGCAGGGGGACGAGCTGGATCAGAAACGGCTGGGTCAGCGGGTCGGTATCGACCGTGCCACGACGACGGAAGTATTGCGAAGGCTCGATAAGGCCGGCTGGATCGAGCGGCGCAAATGTACGGAAGACGCCCGCCGTCAGCTGGCACGCCTGACGCCTGCTGGTGAATCGCTGCTGGCGGAGGTGGAGGACAGCGCCCGCCGCGCCCACGAACGGACGATAGAACCCTTGACCAAAGCGGAGCGCGAACGTTTCATCCGCTATATGAGCAAGATCGTCAGCGCCAATAACGATCATGGCCGGGCGTCACTGAAGTTGCCCTGA
- a CDS encoding ABC transporter ATP-binding protein, translating into MNSATEADQPGRTVLSLDGITMKIAGLVALDNVTFSIPAGQIVSLIGPNGAGKTTAFNVISGYMPPTAGSVHLFDADITGHSPHSIASRGLVRSFQRTSVFDDQTVFDNLLTAYHLQGRASLLQSLLRLTAFRKEEAELRTKVDGMLDFLDLRHRADERAGSLSYGEQRILGVGIALAASPKILLLDEPAAGLNPSETDAFKAMIRRIGDSGVTVLLVEHDMHMVMSISDHIVVLNQGRVIAEGDPQAIQTNPDVIEAYLGSGVKRAQA; encoded by the coding sequence ATGAACAGCGCGACCGAAGCCGACCAGCCGGGCCGCACCGTGCTGTCACTGGACGGTATTACCATGAAGATCGCCGGCCTGGTGGCACTGGACAACGTTACGTTCAGCATTCCGGCGGGCCAGATCGTCAGCCTGATCGGCCCCAACGGCGCCGGCAAGACCACCGCTTTCAACGTGATTTCCGGGTACATGCCGCCCACGGCCGGCAGCGTGCATCTGTTCGATGCGGATATCACCGGCCACTCGCCCCATAGCATTGCCTCCCGCGGACTGGTGCGCAGCTTCCAGCGGACCAGCGTGTTTGACGATCAAACGGTGTTCGACAACCTGCTGACCGCCTACCACCTGCAGGGCCGGGCTTCACTGCTGCAATCGCTGCTCAGGTTAACGGCCTTCCGCAAGGAAGAAGCCGAACTGCGCACCAAGGTGGACGGCATGCTGGATTTCCTCGACCTGCGCCATCGCGCGGATGAACGGGCAGGGTCGCTCTCCTACGGCGAGCAACGCATCCTCGGGGTTGGAATCGCCCTCGCCGCCAGTCCAAAGATCCTGCTGCTGGACGAGCCGGCAGCGGGACTGAATCCGTCCGAAACCGATGCCTTCAAGGCCATGATCCGCCGTATCGGCGATTCGGGCGTAACGGTGCTCCTGGTGGAGCATGACATGCATATGGTGATGTCGATTTCGGACCATATCGTCGTACTCAATCAGGGCAGGGTCATTGCCGAAGGCGATCCTCAGGCTATCCAGACCAACCCGGATGTTATCGAAGCCTATCTGGGCTCGGGGGTGAAACGTGCTCAAGCTTGA
- a CDS encoding branched-chain amino acid ABC transporter permease produces MDEIFQHIVNAMVLGSTYALLGIGLTIIFGIMRVVNFAHGELYTLGAYVAYGMVALLKLDFFSSILVAAAVGMLVGALIEFVFLRRKDLKNIDEVMLIMIGIMIVMQNLELLAWGGVAKIIPTPFSQEPISFGSISIAPTRLFVFGVAAILLFIFYLGIERTRFGLAIRATFQDQDAARIVGVNVKRIYTLTFALGSAMAAVAGALLAPMFVATPMMGDLASLKAFAIVILGGLGNLGGAALGGFLLAFIEEFGASYISSAYRDAFGFLVIIIVMLFRPQGLFSVKERVG; encoded by the coding sequence GTGGACGAAATCTTTCAACATATCGTCAATGCCATGGTGCTGGGCTCGACCTATGCGCTGCTGGGCATTGGCCTGACCATTATCTTCGGCATCATGCGCGTGGTGAATTTCGCCCATGGTGAGCTTTATACCCTGGGGGCCTATGTTGCGTATGGCATGGTGGCCCTCCTTAAGCTGGACTTCTTTTCCTCCATCCTGGTCGCCGCAGCCGTCGGGATGCTGGTGGGCGCCCTCATCGAGTTCGTTTTCCTGAGACGCAAGGACCTCAAAAATATCGATGAAGTGATGCTCATCATGATCGGCATCATGATTGTCATGCAGAACCTCGAATTGCTGGCCTGGGGAGGCGTTGCCAAGATCATCCCCACGCCGTTTTCACAGGAGCCGATTTCGTTCGGTTCGATTTCGATTGCACCCACACGCCTTTTCGTCTTTGGGGTGGCCGCAATCCTCCTGTTTATTTTCTACCTGGGCATCGAACGAACCCGCTTCGGCCTGGCCATCCGTGCGACATTCCAGGACCAGGATGCGGCGAGAATCGTCGGCGTGAACGTCAAGCGCATCTACACCCTGACCTTTGCCCTGGGCTCCGCCATGGCCGCAGTCGCCGGCGCGCTGCTGGCGCCCATGTTCGTCGCTACCCCGATGATGGGCGACCTGGCGAGCCTGAAGGCTTTTGCCATCGTCATCCTCGGTGGACTGGGCAACCTCGGCGGTGCAGCCCTGGGGGGCTTCCTGCTCGCGTTTATCGAAGAGTTCGGTGCCAGCTACATCTCCAGTGCCTACCGTGACGCGTTCGGTTTCCTGGTCATCATTATCGTCATGCTGTTCCGCCCTCAGGGGCTGTTCTCGGTCAAGGAAAGGGTGGGCTGA